One Tunturibacter gelidoferens genomic region harbors:
- a CDS encoding response regulator, whose product MRPKKTILCVDDNEQILSVRTFLLETRGYRVVAARSAQEALTILDQYLPGTLDLILCDLIMPQMDGNELVRRAKQLHPGLPAMIVSGTVNAFDRAVHADVFLPKGASSPAEMIERIRVLVARKRGPKKAIVASPSQSPQLGSFTHATAS is encoded by the coding sequence ATGCGACCCAAGAAGACGATTCTCTGTGTAGATGACAACGAACAAATTCTCTCCGTCCGCACCTTCCTGCTCGAAACCCGTGGCTATCGTGTCGTCGCTGCCCGCAGCGCACAGGAAGCGCTGACCATCCTCGATCAATATCTCCCAGGCACGCTGGATCTCATCCTTTGCGATCTCATCATGCCGCAGATGGACGGCAACGAGTTGGTTCGTCGAGCCAAACAACTCCATCCCGGCTTGCCCGCGATGATTGTCTCCGGCACCGTCAATGCCTTCGACCGCGCAGTCCATGCCGACGTCTTCCTCCCCAAGGGAGCCTCGTCCCCAGCGGAGATGATCGAACGTATTCGAGTCCTCGTAGCGCGCAAGCGTGGCCCGAAGAAGGCCATCGTTGCGTCGCCATCGCAATCTCCGCAGCTTGGTTCTTTTACTCACGCCACGGCAAGTTGA